A window from Nitrospira sp. ND1 encodes these proteins:
- a CDS encoding type II toxin-antitoxin system VapC family toxin → MPYYYFDSTALVKRYSMERGTRVVNKLMVKRGKVAILPMWSVTDFYSALSVRAQQGEITRDDCYSVLYKFEMEASQGLFQFISPTMETYLAAKELILDYPALRSPQLLHLALALELKPLRLTVVSADKQLLAACRPAGLHIINPEDD, encoded by the coding sequence ATGCCGTATTACTATTTCGACTCCACGGCGTTGGTGAAGCGATACAGCATGGAACGCGGAACGCGGGTGGTGAACAAGCTCATGGTGAAGCGGGGCAAGGTCGCCATTCTGCCCATGTGGAGCGTCACGGATTTTTATTCGGCCCTCTCCGTTCGCGCGCAGCAGGGTGAAATCACCAGGGACGACTGTTATTCGGTGCTGTACAAGTTCGAGATGGAAGCTTCGCAGGGGCTTTTCCAATTTATCTCCCCGACGATGGAGACCTATCTGGCTGCGAAGGAGTTGATTTTGGACTATCCGGCTCTGCGTTCGCCGCAGTTGCTACACCTGGCCTTGGCGTTGGAACTCAAGCCGCTCCGGCTGACGGTCGTGAGTGCGGATAAGCAGCTCCTGGCGGCCTGTCGTCCGGCGGGGCTGCATATCATCAATCCCGAAGACGACTAG
- a CDS encoding LPP20 family lipoprotein yields MKLVTGRGRAAVLSALLLLLAGCGWFGGTARPAWIDGGSPQFPSAQYLVGVGQADSRPQATEQAYAAVSRIFKAEITAQAKDWESYLVVESRGQTSTERRLTLDNVTRVTTDKVLENVQVLDTWFDQKTRQYYALAGMNRAQAEAAMVERLNELDRTIQTEVTEAHQTQDKLSRVRNLKRAAKNLVLREAYNTDLRVLRSNGQGNASTYRVAELTAELEQFLAKNLVMAVDLSGDQAEPLERALVDGLAQEGFTVVGRGAGAVPAELLITGSVRLWPIEVNDPHFRYVRWCAESVIEEVATHRVVGALSKGGKEGHVTEREAAAKAVRVMQQEFASDLARSVAAHVYGEMDLPASASTPSGCPKEAVQPPVSR; encoded by the coding sequence ATGAAGCTGGTCACGGGGCGAGGGCGAGCGGCCGTTCTCTCGGCATTGCTGCTGTTGCTTGCCGGCTGCGGATGGTTCGGCGGAACTGCCCGTCCTGCGTGGATCGACGGAGGAAGCCCCCAGTTTCCGTCAGCCCAGTATCTCGTCGGGGTGGGTCAGGCCGATTCGCGACCGCAGGCAACGGAGCAGGCCTATGCTGCCGTCTCCAGAATTTTTAAGGCCGAGATCACGGCGCAGGCGAAAGACTGGGAATCGTACCTGGTTGTGGAGTCCCGCGGGCAGACGAGCACGGAGCGTCGCCTCACCTTGGACAACGTGACCCGTGTGACGACCGACAAGGTGCTGGAAAATGTGCAGGTTCTGGATACCTGGTTTGACCAAAAGACGCGACAGTACTATGCTCTGGCAGGCATGAACCGGGCGCAAGCCGAAGCGGCGATGGTGGAACGCCTCAATGAACTCGATCGCACGATTCAGACCGAAGTGACCGAAGCGCATCAGACCCAGGACAAGCTCTCGCGCGTGCGTAATCTCAAACGGGCCGCCAAGAACCTGGTGCTGCGCGAGGCCTATAACACCGATCTTCGCGTCCTGCGCTCGAACGGTCAGGGCAATGCGTCGACGTATCGTGTGGCGGAGTTGACTGCTGAATTGGAACAGTTTCTTGCCAAAAATCTCGTCATGGCCGTCGATCTGTCTGGCGATCAAGCCGAGCCGCTTGAGCGTGCGCTCGTAGACGGCCTCGCACAGGAAGGCTTCACGGTGGTGGGGCGCGGCGCCGGTGCCGTTCCTGCAGAATTACTCATTACCGGGTCGGTGCGTCTCTGGCCGATCGAAGTGAACGATCCCCACTTCCGCTATGTCCGCTGGTGCGCAGAGTCCGTGATCGAAGAGGTCGCGACCCATCGTGTGGTCGGGGCCCTGTCGAAAGGCGGGAAGGAAGGGCATGTCACGGAGCGCGAGGCAGCCGCTAAGGCGGTCCGTGTCATGCAGCAGGAGTTTGCCTCCGATCTGGCCCGATCCGTGGCCGCGCATGTGTATGGAGAGATGGATCTGCCGGCGTCGGCCTCGACGCCGTCCGGTTGTCCGAAAGAGGCGGTGCAGCCGCCGGTCAGTCGTTAA
- a CDS encoding COG3014 family protein, with translation MRVVFLGLLWTLSGCGFSANHYLLIDQSLLANDPRRADAIMAQAESEYGSRNRLLYDMDRGMTLHLAGDYVQSNSLLEQASLEVERLYTRTIRTETAAFLTNDTMLPYEGDPYEHVMINVVKALNYAAMGQLMEAVVEARQIDHRLNVLSDSAKEKDGYREDAFARYLTGVLYEATGDLNNAFIAYRKAYEIYESTRGWARTPMPPMLRADLLRTTDALHMTAEFEEYRRQFPDTGWVSLQGQPDLAQVVVIGYNGRAPRKEEVHLDIPVSLGALQLVLLNRGVIHASNRQERRVADSVLYGLNGRVVRVALPRLVPQKTQVSHESITLVPRNGEPITGQSQLMYNSTALAEKSLSDRMPGITTKALARAAVKFTAAEAATRGSQHAVNKGDAAWVGLLVGLLTHGLAVASEVADTRSWRTLPDEIQISRLWVPAGEYESRIQPVLRSGGATQAGVSRPLVLRAGHTVFLIERVVL, from the coding sequence ATGCGCGTTGTCTTCCTGGGCCTGTTGTGGACCCTGTCCGGGTGCGGGTTCTCCGCCAATCATTATCTCCTCATCGACCAGAGTTTGCTGGCGAACGACCCCAGGCGGGCGGACGCCATCATGGCGCAGGCCGAATCCGAATACGGCTCGCGGAATCGTCTGCTGTACGACATGGATCGCGGGATGACGCTCCATCTGGCCGGGGACTATGTGCAGAGTAACAGCCTGCTGGAACAGGCCTCGCTCGAAGTGGAGCGACTGTATACCAGGACCATCCGCACGGAAACCGCCGCCTTCCTTACCAACGACACCATGCTGCCCTACGAAGGCGATCCGTACGAGCACGTGATGATCAACGTCGTCAAGGCGCTCAATTATGCGGCGATGGGGCAGTTGATGGAGGCCGTCGTTGAGGCGCGGCAGATCGATCATCGATTGAACGTGCTGTCGGACAGCGCCAAAGAAAAAGACGGGTATCGAGAGGATGCGTTTGCCCGGTACCTGACCGGTGTGTTGTACGAGGCGACGGGCGATCTCAACAATGCGTTCATCGCCTACCGGAAAGCCTACGAAATTTATGAATCCACGCGGGGGTGGGCCAGGACGCCCATGCCGCCGATGCTTCGCGCAGATCTGCTCCGAACCACCGATGCCCTGCACATGACGGCTGAGTTCGAGGAGTATCGTCGGCAGTTTCCCGACACAGGATGGGTGTCGCTGCAGGGGCAACCCGATCTCGCTCAGGTGGTGGTGATCGGCTATAATGGCCGCGCGCCGCGCAAGGAAGAGGTCCATCTCGATATTCCGGTCAGCCTGGGCGCACTGCAACTGGTCCTGCTGAATCGAGGCGTGATTCACGCGTCCAATCGTCAGGAGCGTCGAGTGGCGGACAGTGTGTTGTATGGCCTGAACGGGCGTGTCGTGCGGGTGGCCCTGCCCCGGTTGGTGCCACAAAAAACGCAGGTCTCGCACGAATCCATCACGCTGGTGCCGCGAAACGGAGAGCCGATCACCGGACAATCGCAGCTGATGTATAACAGTACGGCGTTGGCGGAAAAATCCCTGTCGGACCGCATGCCCGGAATCACTACGAAAGCCCTTGCGCGCGCGGCCGTGAAATTCACCGCAGCCGAAGCGGCGACCCGTGGATCCCAACATGCCGTGAACAAGGGAGATGCGGCGTGGGTCGGGCTCTTGGTGGGGTTGCTCACGCATGGTCTGGCGGTGGCGTCCGAAGTCGCCGATACGCGAAGTTGGCGGACCCTGCCGGACGAAATTCAGATTTCCCGCCTGTGGGTCCCGGCCGGCGAATACGAAAGTCGGATTCAACCGGTGCTTCGAAGCGGCGGGGCTACCCAGGCCGGTGTGTCTCGTCCGCTGGTCCTTCGCGCCGGGCACACCGTCTTCCTGATCGAGCGGGTGGTGTTATGA
- a CDS encoding penicillin-binding protein activator LpoB → MIEWRNRSVGRTFATAALVAVAAAASGCGHETKVTRVDTGIVTDLSGRWNDTDSQMVAEAMVREALGNPWLGNFTKGKSRQPVVIVGTVLNKSHEHINVQTFISDLERELTNSQKVTFVAGKGEREEVREERREQAVHAREDTQKAPGKEIGADYMMRGSISTILDEQDGAKAVFYQIDLEMVDMENNVKAWFGQKKIKKVVEKKRTIF, encoded by the coding sequence ATGATCGAGTGGCGGAATCGTTCAGTGGGCCGGACCTTCGCGACGGCAGCGCTGGTGGCTGTGGCCGCGGCGGCGAGCGGATGTGGGCACGAAACGAAAGTGACGCGCGTCGATACCGGCATCGTCACGGACCTCAGCGGGCGCTGGAACGACACCGATTCACAAATGGTGGCTGAAGCCATGGTGCGAGAAGCCCTGGGCAATCCCTGGCTCGGCAATTTTACCAAGGGCAAGAGTCGCCAACCGGTCGTCATCGTCGGAACCGTCCTCAACAAGAGCCATGAACATATCAACGTGCAGACCTTCATCAGTGATCTGGAGCGGGAACTGACGAACTCGCAAAAAGTGACGTTCGTCGCCGGCAAGGGCGAGCGGGAAGAGGTGCGCGAGGAGCGGCGCGAGCAGGCCGTACACGCCCGTGAAGACACGCAGAAAGCTCCCGGGAAAGAAATCGGCGCGGACTACATGATGCGCGGGAGCATCTCCACGATTCTGGATGAACAGGATGGGGCCAAAGCGGTCTTCTATCAGATCGACCTGGAAATGGTGGATATGGAGAACAACGTGAAGGCCTGGTTCGGGCAGAAGAAAATCAAGAAGGTCGTCGAGAAGAAACGAACGATTTTTTAG
- a CDS encoding tetratricopeptide repeat protein: MRSSTFPHLRRMFVCLVAMCAAGTVGILSIAHAQVGKPEGLYYKSWAVVVGVENYLVAPKVPGALESAHAVAAALRGLGFDEVIELQDKEASSKHLLQILNDYLPRKVGRQDRVLFFFAGHAGGTQDSQSKELGYLVPWDAQLNNPAKAITFDQLKEFSRRSASKHILMLFDANIRGWEVTAPQPLSLEGRLSPEDDTEKRAVQVLTAAEKEEAVGRAPGQSAFVTALVAGLNGAADLNKNGWVMASELAAQVKQDVEAATKGAQHPQFVQLEGDGDVILIEGRKGAFQAGKEPTSEADRMREARTQYEQAFALLQQQKSAEEALERLNRAIGYDPSFGDAYVLKSYIRLEVLPNLEESLLAARAAVQHAPQNPDSHYSLALALTKKGQYQEAEQAMQQALVVNPAYGDVYFSLGELYADHLNEPQKSVDAFRRYLELGGQSERAIRAVQGSAPPAEKHGP; encoded by the coding sequence ATGCGCTCGTCTACATTCCCCCATCTTCGTCGGATGTTCGTATGCCTGGTGGCCATGTGCGCTGCTGGAACGGTTGGAATTCTCTCCATTGCCCACGCGCAGGTTGGAAAGCCGGAAGGACTCTATTACAAGTCCTGGGCGGTCGTGGTCGGTGTCGAGAACTATCTCGTGGCACCGAAAGTGCCCGGCGCGTTGGAGAGTGCGCATGCGGTGGCGGCGGCGTTGCGGGGGCTCGGGTTCGATGAAGTGATCGAGCTGCAGGATAAAGAGGCAAGTTCCAAACATCTGCTCCAGATTCTCAATGACTATTTGCCCCGCAAAGTAGGGCGTCAGGATCGCGTGCTGTTCTTTTTTGCCGGGCATGCAGGGGGCACTCAGGATTCTCAATCCAAAGAACTGGGCTATCTGGTTCCCTGGGATGCGCAGCTGAACAATCCCGCTAAAGCCATCACGTTCGATCAACTCAAAGAATTCAGCCGACGGTCCGCTTCCAAACACATCTTGATGTTGTTCGACGCGAACATCCGGGGGTGGGAGGTGACCGCGCCGCAGCCGCTTTCACTCGAAGGCCGTTTGTCGCCCGAAGATGATACGGAAAAACGAGCCGTCCAGGTCCTCACGGCGGCTGAGAAAGAGGAGGCGGTCGGACGTGCTCCGGGCCAGAGCGCCTTTGTAACGGCATTGGTCGCTGGGCTGAACGGGGCTGCCGATCTCAACAAGAACGGCTGGGTCATGGCCAGTGAACTCGCGGCGCAGGTGAAGCAGGACGTGGAGGCCGCGACGAAGGGGGCTCAGCACCCGCAGTTCGTGCAGTTGGAGGGCGACGGGGACGTCATTCTGATTGAAGGACGAAAAGGCGCCTTCCAGGCCGGAAAGGAACCGACGAGTGAGGCGGACCGGATGAGGGAGGCCCGCACTCAGTATGAACAGGCCTTTGCATTGCTGCAGCAGCAAAAGTCGGCCGAAGAGGCGTTGGAACGGCTCAACCGCGCGATCGGCTACGATCCGTCCTTCGGCGATGCCTACGTATTAAAGAGTTACATCCGTTTGGAAGTGCTGCCGAATCTGGAGGAGTCGCTGCTCGCCGCCCGCGCGGCGGTGCAACATGCGCCGCAGAATCCCGATTCCCACTACTCCCTGGCACTGGCCCTCACAAAGAAGGGACAGTACCAGGAAGCCGAGCAGGCCATGCAGCAGGCATTAGTAGTGAACCCGGCCTACGGGGATGTCTATTTCTCGCTCGGCGAGCTCTACGCCGACCATTTGAACGAACCGCAAAAGTCCGTCGACGCCTTCCGCCGATATCTGGAGCTGGGGGGACAAAGTGAACGCGCGATCCGCGCCGTTCAAGGCAGTGCTCCTCCAGCTGAGAAACATGGGCCTTAG
- the acs gene encoding acetate--CoA ligase — MDEKIDTLLKEGRVIQPTAKTKAAAHIQDYEQAYQASIADPEAFWGGVAKELDWFSPWNKVLDWNYPWAKWFVGATCNIAYNCLDRHANTWRRNKVAIIWVGENGEERIFTYGELLRQVNRCANALKALGLQKGDRVTIYLPKIPEQVVAMLACARIGVIHSVVYSGFSAPALASRIQDAEARVVITADVGYDRGKTINLKGVVDDAVRTCPSVEKVVVVRRESPGVALAAPKEIDWVEWLQAQSAVCQAEALDAETPLYILYTSGTTGKPKGVVHVHGGYMVGTYITTKYVFDLKEEDVYFCVADPGWVTGHSYIVYGPLLNGATILMAEGKPDYPNPGRWWDLIARYGVSIFYTTPTAVRLLMKYGEDWPKKYDLSTLRILGSVGEPINPEAWEWFYRVTGSDKPIMDTWWQTETGSILVTPLPSVPLKPGSATRPFLGIEADVVDKQGNSLPNNAGGFAVIKKPWPSMMRTIYKDPDRYKVYWNTIPNCYTAGDVCRKDNDGYMWFMGRADDVIKVAGNRIGTAEVESALVSHEAVAEAAVIGKPHRTAGEAIKAFVILKQGYQDSKELVQSLKDHVLKELGKIAVPQEIDIVPSLPKTRSGKIMRRVLKAKELGQDVGDISTIED; from the coding sequence ATGGACGAAAAGATCGATACCCTACTGAAAGAAGGACGTGTTATTCAGCCGACCGCCAAGACCAAGGCGGCTGCTCATATTCAGGACTATGAGCAGGCTTACCAGGCTTCCATCGCCGATCCGGAAGCGTTCTGGGGCGGTGTGGCCAAGGAACTGGATTGGTTTTCGCCGTGGAACAAGGTGCTCGATTGGAACTACCCCTGGGCCAAATGGTTCGTCGGCGCGACCTGCAATATCGCTTATAACTGCCTGGATCGCCACGCGAACACCTGGCGGCGCAACAAAGTCGCCATCATCTGGGTCGGTGAAAACGGCGAGGAACGCATCTTCACCTATGGAGAACTGTTGCGTCAGGTCAACCGGTGCGCCAATGCCCTCAAGGCACTTGGCCTGCAAAAGGGCGATCGCGTCACCATCTATCTCCCGAAAATTCCTGAACAGGTCGTCGCCATGCTGGCTTGCGCCCGTATCGGCGTGATCCACAGCGTGGTCTATTCCGGCTTCAGCGCCCCGGCCCTCGCAAGCCGCATCCAGGACGCCGAAGCGCGCGTCGTCATCACGGCTGATGTCGGGTACGATCGCGGAAAAACCATCAACCTCAAGGGCGTCGTCGACGATGCCGTGCGAACCTGCCCTTCCGTCGAAAAAGTGGTAGTCGTGCGGCGCGAATCTCCAGGCGTCGCCCTCGCGGCTCCCAAAGAAATCGATTGGGTCGAGTGGCTGCAAGCACAGAGCGCCGTCTGCCAGGCAGAAGCGCTCGATGCGGAAACTCCCCTCTACATTCTCTACACCTCAGGCACAACCGGTAAACCCAAAGGCGTCGTGCATGTGCACGGCGGCTATATGGTCGGTACCTACATCACGACCAAATATGTGTTCGACCTCAAGGAAGAAGACGTCTACTTCTGCGTCGCCGACCCGGGCTGGGTCACCGGCCACAGTTACATCGTCTACGGCCCGCTGCTGAACGGCGCGACGATCCTCATGGCCGAAGGCAAACCCGACTATCCGAACCCCGGCCGCTGGTGGGATCTCATCGCCCGCTACGGCGTCTCGATTTTCTACACCACGCCGACGGCGGTCCGGCTCCTGATGAAGTACGGGGAGGACTGGCCCAAGAAGTACGACCTCTCAACGTTGCGCATCCTCGGCAGCGTCGGCGAACCCATTAACCCCGAAGCCTGGGAATGGTTCTACCGGGTCACCGGCAGCGACAAGCCCATCATGGACACCTGGTGGCAGACCGAAACCGGCTCCATCCTGGTCACGCCCCTGCCTTCCGTGCCGCTCAAGCCCGGTTCGGCCACCAGACCGTTTCTCGGCATCGAGGCCGACGTGGTGGACAAGCAAGGGAACAGCCTCCCGAACAATGCCGGCGGCTTTGCCGTGATCAAGAAGCCCTGGCCCTCCATGATGCGCACGATCTACAAAGATCCCGATCGCTACAAGGTCTACTGGAATACGATCCCCAACTGTTATACGGCGGGCGATGTCTGCCGGAAGGACAACGACGGGTACATGTGGTTCATGGGTCGCGCAGACGATGTGATCAAAGTCGCCGGCAACCGCATCGGCACGGCGGAAGTCGAAAGCGCCCTGGTCAGTCACGAAGCCGTGGCCGAAGCGGCGGTCATCGGCAAGCCGCATCGCACCGCCGGTGAAGCGATCAAGGCCTTCGTCATCCTGAAGCAAGGCTACCAGGACTCGAAAGAGTTGGTGCAATCGCTCAAAGACCATGTGCTGAAGGAGTTGGGGAAAATCGCGGTGCCGCAAGAAATCGACATCGTGCCGTCGTTGCCGAAGACCAGGTCCGGCAAGATCATGCGGCGGGTCCTCAAAGCCAAGGAACTGGGACAGGACGTGGGCGATATTTCGACGATCGAAGACTGA
- a CDS encoding IPT/TIG domain-containing protein, whose amino-acid sequence MQRQSEKQSVVWSTVMGFVLLGGVIPVAAAEDTKKPAEQAAPAAKKTPEKKATAKSGSQKAKPAATAKDQAPKYTSAETAAKAQACFGEAPKIQSVTPDEAKAGEKVTTSGRGFGPADCLRSLSFGPGYPAAFTFVNDTQITATVPTGRRKGMAMMTVTTASGEDSKAFLVK is encoded by the coding sequence ATGCAGAGGCAGAGCGAGAAGCAGAGTGTGGTGTGGTCGACGGTGATGGGATTTGTGCTGCTGGGAGGGGTCATCCCCGTCGCGGCCGCCGAGGACACCAAGAAGCCGGCTGAACAGGCCGCACCAGCAGCAAAGAAGACTCCCGAGAAAAAGGCCACCGCGAAGAGCGGAAGTCAGAAGGCGAAGCCGGCGGCCACCGCCAAAGACCAGGCCCCCAAGTATACTTCGGCAGAAACGGCAGCCAAGGCGCAAGCCTGCTTCGGAGAAGCACCGAAGATCCAGTCGGTCACGCCGGATGAAGCCAAAGCAGGCGAGAAGGTCACGACCTCGGGCAGAGGATTCGGTCCCGCCGACTGTCTGCGCTCACTATCCTTCGGTCCCGGGTATCCCGCCGCATTCACATTCGTCAACGACACCCAGATCACGGCAACCGTGCCGACCGGCAGACGCAAAGGCATGGCTATGATGACCGTCACGACTGCGTCCGGTGAAGATTCCAAGGCATTTCTGGTGAAGTGA
- a CDS encoding riboflavin synthase, giving the protein MFSGIVEEMGAVSVLNKGLAGTRLTIIASTIMSDLTIGASVSVNGTCLTAVARTDHDFSVDVSPETLAVTTLGGLTSGSPVNLERAMKLNERIGGHMVSGHVDGIGAIRSRHQDGNALILEIEAPKEILRLCVQKGSITVDGISLTINDVTERSFVVSIIPHTAKVTTLGLKQVGDKLNLESDLIGKYVERLLQERGLLPPKPTPVIDTDYLKRRGLI; this is encoded by the coding sequence ATGTTCAGCGGCATCGTGGAAGAGATGGGCGCGGTCTCCGTACTGAATAAGGGGCTGGCCGGCACGCGTCTGACCATCATCGCCTCGACGATCATGAGCGATCTCACCATCGGCGCCAGCGTGAGCGTCAATGGGACCTGCCTGACGGCGGTCGCCAGAACCGACCATGACTTCTCGGTCGATGTCTCGCCTGAAACCCTCGCGGTGACGACGCTCGGCGGTCTCACTTCCGGTTCGCCCGTGAATCTGGAGCGTGCCATGAAGTTGAACGAGCGCATCGGCGGGCACATGGTGTCAGGACATGTGGATGGCATCGGTGCCATCCGGAGCCGGCATCAGGACGGGAACGCGCTGATTCTGGAGATTGAGGCGCCGAAGGAGATTCTGCGCCTCTGTGTTCAGAAGGGATCGATCACGGTCGATGGCATCAGTCTCACCATCAACGACGTGACCGAACGCTCGTTTGTCGTCTCGATCATTCCCCACACTGCAAAAGTCACCACACTCGGACTGAAACAGGTGGGCGACAAGCTTAACCTGGAATCAGACCTGATCGGCAAATACGTAGAGCGCCTGCTCCAGGAGCGCGGTCTCCTCCCCCCAAAACCAACGCCGGTTATCGATACGGATTATCTGAAACGGCGGGGATTGATCTAG
- a CDS encoding MFS transporter — protein sequence MTTCRSFFYLCTLGVFCFISYNLVRMPVLSLFAESLGAGPERIGLIVSVSTITGVLLKLPSGALSDIYGRKMLLRIGVVAFGLPPFIYPFISDLNALTALRFVHGLATAIFAPSALATVADLYKERRGAALGTYTACTQSGSLLGPFLGGWLAYTAGFSTAFVTAGVFGCIAILIFFSLHLDEPPPRVRERGLAPVMAEMGKGFLAVARNRKVLITSSTDAAKMVANGALMAFLPLYGLSVGLNAGQVGLLFSVQAVTSFLSKPVMGRVSDRVGRQPLILAGLLICAATFISMPHVGSFALLLVLSSGFGFGEAVVSSSSAALVADSSEFKRLGAGMGMQGTVMDIGHASGPLLAGLLIAHVSYQGAFAVIAGLQILAAIAFWATMRTLSR from the coding sequence ATGACGACTTGCCGAAGTTTTTTTTATCTCTGCACCCTTGGCGTGTTCTGCTTCATCAGCTACAACCTCGTCCGCATGCCGGTCTTATCCCTCTTTGCAGAATCGCTGGGTGCAGGCCCTGAGCGGATCGGGTTGATCGTGTCGGTCTCGACCATCACCGGTGTGTTGCTGAAATTGCCCTCGGGTGCCCTCTCCGATATCTATGGCCGGAAGATGCTGCTGCGTATCGGCGTGGTGGCGTTCGGACTGCCGCCGTTCATCTACCCCTTCATCTCGGATCTCAACGCGCTGACGGCGCTGCGGTTTGTGCATGGCCTGGCCACGGCCATCTTTGCGCCGAGTGCCCTGGCCACCGTGGCCGATCTGTATAAGGAACGGCGCGGCGCAGCGCTGGGAACCTATACGGCCTGCACCCAATCCGGTTCTCTGCTCGGCCCGTTCCTGGGTGGCTGGTTGGCCTACACGGCAGGATTTTCCACGGCCTTCGTGACGGCCGGAGTGTTCGGCTGTATCGCGATCCTGATCTTTTTCAGTCTCCATCTGGATGAACCGCCGCCGCGCGTGCGCGAGCGGGGTTTGGCACCGGTCATGGCTGAGATGGGGAAAGGGTTTCTCGCCGTGGCGCGCAACCGGAAGGTGTTGATCACCAGTTCAACAGATGCCGCCAAGATGGTGGCCAACGGCGCCCTGATGGCATTCCTGCCGCTGTATGGTCTTTCAGTCGGCCTCAACGCGGGACAGGTGGGGCTGCTGTTTAGTGTGCAGGCGGTGACGTCATTTCTTTCCAAGCCGGTGATGGGGCGGGTCTCGGACCGCGTAGGGCGGCAGCCGCTGATTCTGGCCGGCCTCCTGATTTGCGCCGCGACCTTCATCAGCATGCCCCATGTCGGCTCATTTGCTCTGTTGCTGGTGCTTTCGTCCGGGTTTGGATTCGGAGAGGCTGTGGTGTCGTCGTCGTCCGCCGCGCTGGTCGCAGACAGTTCCGAATTCAAGCGATTGGGGGCGGGGATGGGTATGCAGGGGACGGTGATGGACATCGGCCATGCCAGCGGGCCCCTGCTGGCCGGTCTGCTGATCGCCCATGTGAGTTACCAGGGGGCTTTTGCCGTGATTGCCGGTCTCCAGATCCTGGCGGCCATCGCCTTCTGGGCCACGATGAGAACTCTCTCGCGGTAG
- the ribD gene encoding bifunctional diaminohydroxyphosphoribosylaminopyrimidine deaminase/5-amino-6-(5-phosphoribosylamino)uracil reductase RibD, which translates to MRLSSRDREYMTLALRLAAKGRGSTSPNPMVGALVVTRGRIVGQGSHRKAGGPHAEVIALSQAGSRAKGGTLYVTLEPCSHLKKRTPPCVPLVIASGVRRVVVATVDANPQVKGNGVAQLTRAGIRVDVGCCEAEARQLNEAYLHWVQTGRPFTILKAGMTLDGQIATAKGESQWITDEAARQQAHRLRADVDAILVGIGTVLRDNPQLTARLTDGPARLAPRQPLRIVVDSRLRIPLKAKVLQDQQTAHTLIATTAAASGRKIALLRKRGIDVLVLPKAGGHVNLPVLWARLGQLGVTTVLVEGGSDLNAAVLQAGLPQRLMWYVAPLLLGGQDAKGIFGGQSPHRLRNAVPLKNLRIEPVGRDMLIQADFSTR; encoded by the coding sequence GTGAGGTTGTCTTCCCGCGATCGTGAATACATGACCCTGGCGCTTCGCCTCGCGGCGAAGGGCCGGGGATCCACCAGCCCCAATCCCATGGTCGGCGCATTGGTGGTGACCCGCGGCCGGATCGTCGGTCAGGGTTCCCATCGCAAAGCCGGCGGTCCACATGCCGAAGTCATCGCCCTCAGCCAGGCCGGCTCACGGGCTAAAGGCGGCACCCTCTACGTCACCCTCGAACCCTGCAGTCATCTCAAAAAACGCACTCCACCCTGTGTTCCGCTGGTCATTGCCTCGGGAGTCCGCCGCGTCGTGGTGGCCACGGTCGATGCCAACCCGCAGGTGAAGGGCAATGGGGTTGCGCAGCTGACGCGGGCGGGAATTCGTGTCGATGTCGGTTGCTGCGAGGCCGAGGCGAGGCAGCTCAATGAAGCTTATCTTCATTGGGTGCAGACAGGCCGTCCGTTTACGATCCTGAAAGCCGGGATGACGCTGGACGGGCAGATCGCCACTGCGAAGGGCGAGTCGCAATGGATTACGGATGAGGCCGCCAGACAGCAGGCCCATCGCTTGCGGGCTGATGTAGACGCGATCCTGGTCGGCATCGGCACGGTGTTACGCGACAATCCACAGTTGACCGCCCGGCTGACCGACGGCCCGGCGCGGTTGGCTCCGCGGCAGCCGTTGCGCATTGTGGTCGATAGTCGATTGCGTATTCCCCTCAAGGCCAAGGTGCTGCAGGACCAGCAGACGGCTCACACGTTGATCGCTACGACAGCGGCAGCTTCAGGGCGTAAGATTGCGCTTCTGAGGAAGAGGGGGATCGATGTGTTGGTCTTACCGAAGGCTGGTGGCCATGTGAACTTGCCGGTGTTGTGGGCGCGCCTCGGTCAGCTTGGCGTCACAACGGTCTTGGTCGAAGGCGGCAGCGACCTGAACGCGGCCGTGCTGCAAGCCGGATTGCCCCAGCGATTGATGTGGTATGTCGCCCCGTTGCTGCTCGGCGGGCAGGATGCGAAAGGAATCTTCGGCGGGCAGTCGCCGCACCGACTCCGGAATGCCGTACCCCTGAAGAATCTGCGCATCGAGCCGGTGGGGCGTGATATGTTGATACAGGCTGACTTCTCGACTCGTTAG